The Corynebacterium poyangense genome includes a window with the following:
- a CDS encoding MogA/MoaB family molybdenum cofactor biosynthesis protein has translation MQNPPQQHSDLLDVSEPDAGYLIAREREGESPARRRALVVMIEDHPERRDPGLENLVAELLTEANFLVAGSVQVPSEQSRIREAIETAVVGGVDLVVTVGGTGVGPRDVAPDATELVSDRVVPGIAETMRAAGCRAQIPEAVTSRGFAGVSGSTAVINVAGTRPAVRCSIAVSVPLVHHLIDQLSEEL, from the coding sequence ATGCAGAATCCCCCCCAGCAACATAGTGATTTGCTTGATGTTTCTGAGCCGGACGCGGGTTACCTCATAGCTCGTGAACGTGAGGGGGAAAGCCCTGCTCGACGTCGAGCTTTAGTGGTGATGATCGAAGACCACCCGGAACGTCGTGATCCTGGACTTGAAAACCTGGTGGCAGAACTTTTAACCGAGGCTAATTTCCTGGTTGCTGGATCAGTGCAGGTTCCCTCGGAACAATCCCGGATCCGCGAGGCGATTGAAACCGCTGTGGTTGGCGGGGTAGATCTGGTGGTGACTGTGGGCGGTACCGGGGTTGGGCCTCGAGATGTTGCGCCAGATGCAACCGAACTTGTTTCTGATCGAGTTGTTCCAGGGATTGCAGAAACTATGCGCGCAGCTGGTTGCCGGGCACAGATTCCTGAAGCCGTCACCTCTCGGGGGTTTGCCGGAGTATCCGGTTCAACTGCGGTCATTAATGTGGCTGGAACTCGACCTGCCGTGCGGTGCAGTATTGCGGTGAGTGTTCCGCTCGTGCACCACCTTATTGATCAGCTGTCAGAGGAGCTTTAA
- the mscL gene encoding large conductance mechanosensitive channel protein MscL — protein sequence MLQGFKEFILRGNVVELAVAFVIGSAFTAIITAFTKNLIDPLIATIGGAEVPGFGFQIVAANPNTFMNFGAVITAILNFLIIAAVVYFVLIVPMNKLSEIQKRRRGIEEKKEEDSASLETHLLEEIRDLLKAHQQNN from the coding sequence ATGCTCCAAGGATTTAAAGAATTCATTCTCCGCGGCAATGTTGTTGAATTAGCGGTTGCGTTTGTGATTGGTTCCGCGTTTACCGCGATTATTACTGCGTTTACCAAGAACCTCATTGATCCGCTGATCGCCACCATCGGTGGAGCCGAGGTCCCTGGCTTCGGATTCCAGATTGTCGCTGCTAATCCCAACACTTTTATGAACTTCGGCGCAGTGATTACTGCGATATTGAACTTCCTCATTATTGCAGCAGTGGTGTACTTCGTCTTGATCGTGCCCATGAATAAGCTTTCGGAAATCCAAAAGCGTCGCCGCGGTATTGAGGAGAAGAAAGAAGAAGATAGCGCTTCGCTAGAAACTCACCTGCTCGAAGAAATTCGGGATCTACTCAAAGCCCACCAGCAAAACAACTAG
- a CDS encoding SAF domain-containing protein translates to MSLTSLFHRAPGWRRMLLLRRLLAAGLGLAACTLGVLSFTHQDPTVVVLNQPVAAGTILEPEHLGIRRLSSDKHPDKVILGTDKDEVAGKILASSGVAGEILHSNLLVGPELINSLSPGGTMVPLKLADPDLASLLVQGDTVSVVTINTVDEKPVVVAEGARVVATPPDEHSSSVLIALEDSQATAVATAALRSPLAVIVTGPRGGKRK, encoded by the coding sequence GTGAGTCTCACTTCTCTTTTTCACCGAGCCCCCGGATGGCGCCGCATGTTGCTGCTACGTCGCTTGCTGGCTGCGGGTCTAGGATTAGCGGCATGCACTCTAGGGGTACTTTCCTTCACCCACCAGGACCCCACCGTGGTGGTTCTTAATCAACCGGTAGCGGCTGGCACTATTTTAGAACCAGAACACCTAGGAATACGCCGCCTTAGCTCAGATAAGCACCCGGATAAAGTCATTCTTGGAACAGACAAAGACGAGGTGGCAGGGAAAATACTGGCTTCTTCGGGAGTGGCTGGGGAGATTCTTCATAGCAACCTTTTAGTGGGCCCTGAGCTTATTAACTCACTGAGCCCAGGGGGGACCATGGTGCCACTCAAATTAGCTGATCCGGATCTGGCTAGCTTACTAGTTCAGGGAGACACGGTGTCCGTGGTGACGATAAACACAGTCGATGAAAAACCGGTTGTTGTTGCTGAGGGAGCACGGGTGGTAGCTACTCCGCCGGATGAACATTCTTCCAGCGTATTGATAGCTTTAGAGGATTCACAGGCCACCGCGGTAGCTACCGCTGCTCTGCGTTCTCCCCTAGCTGTGATAGTGACAGGACCGCGCGGGGGAAAGAGAAAATAG
- a CDS encoding 5-formyltetrahydrofolate cyclo-ligase, which yields MNSSEAKKQLRRQCQQKRIELSTHPELLEQLNKELCEQLASFLDDHRCKAVAAYSPTVVEPGGDVLLDFLRHEVSEIWLPISQPRGVLEWAHYDPSELLRPGKLGIMEPTGPRISTEQLQHCDVFFIPALACHPTGVRLGQGAGYYDRALSYLSQRSHPPLTVALLHPGEISTKVPIEPHDQPVQCILTAKGTIPMPIESV from the coding sequence ATGAATAGCTCTGAGGCCAAAAAACAGTTACGCCGTCAATGTCAGCAAAAAAGAATTGAGCTTTCTACACATCCAGAACTTTTAGAACAATTAAATAAAGAACTGTGCGAGCAGCTTGCATCCTTCCTTGATGATCACCGCTGCAAGGCGGTTGCAGCTTATAGCCCCACTGTCGTAGAACCCGGCGGTGACGTACTCTTAGATTTTTTGCGTCATGAGGTTTCGGAGATTTGGTTACCTATTTCACAACCTCGCGGTGTCTTGGAATGGGCCCACTATGATCCCTCGGAGCTACTACGCCCCGGAAAATTAGGGATCATGGAACCTACTGGCCCTCGAATATCTACTGAGCAGCTCCAGCACTGTGATGTGTTTTTCATTCCAGCTCTAGCGTGCCATCCCACGGGAGTCCGACTAGGCCAAGGAGCAGGTTATTATGATCGCGCTCTTAGTTATTTGTCGCAGCGTTCCCATCCGCCACTCACCGTTGCCCTGTTACACCCTGGGGAAATCTCCACCAAGGTCCCGATAGAGCCACATGATCAGCCAGTTCAGTGCATTCTCACGGCCAAGGGAACCATCCCGATGCCAATCGAGTCTGTTTAA
- a CDS encoding UTP--glucose-1-phosphate uridylyltransferase, translating into MTQQSRSSVRTVIVPAAGMGTRFLPATKTVPKELLPVVDTPGIELIAEEAAQAGAEKLAVITAPNKQEIMEYFQSFPGLEKTLEERGRFEQLHKVRHAAELIHPVAIEQDQPLGLGHAVSLAEQALAEDEEFFGVMLPDDLVLPSGVMERMSQVRARYGGSVLCAFEVPEDEVSNYGVFDVYDPEPGDPEDVRRVKGMVEKPEPAEAPSNFVATGRYLLDREVFTALRKITPGKGGELQLTDAIELLIQEGHPVHIVIHRGKRHDLGNPGGYIPACVDFGLSHPVYGPLLRRTLSRILAEHESDTA; encoded by the coding sequence ATGACTCAGCAGAGCAGGAGTAGTGTGCGGACTGTGATAGTCCCGGCAGCAGGTATGGGTACCCGTTTCTTACCCGCAACAAAGACGGTCCCAAAGGAATTGTTGCCAGTGGTTGATACTCCCGGTATCGAATTGATTGCCGAGGAAGCTGCTCAAGCTGGGGCTGAGAAATTAGCAGTTATTACTGCGCCCAATAAACAGGAGATTATGGAGTATTTCCAAAGTTTTCCTGGCCTGGAGAAAACTCTGGAAGAGCGTGGACGCTTTGAACAGTTGCACAAGGTGCGCCATGCGGCAGAACTCATTCACCCCGTCGCCATTGAACAGGATCAACCCCTGGGACTAGGCCATGCCGTAAGCCTGGCGGAACAAGCACTTGCTGAGGATGAAGAATTCTTCGGGGTCATGCTTCCGGATGATTTGGTGCTGCCTTCGGGAGTTATGGAAAGAATGTCACAGGTGCGTGCTCGCTATGGCGGCTCAGTGTTGTGTGCCTTTGAAGTTCCCGAGGATGAAGTAAGTAATTACGGGGTTTTTGATGTCTATGACCCTGAACCCGGCGACCCTGAGGATGTTCGACGTGTGAAGGGGATGGTAGAAAAACCAGAACCTGCTGAAGCTCCGTCGAATTTTGTTGCCACTGGAAGGTATCTACTGGACCGTGAGGTGTTCACCGCCTTGCGCAAGATCACTCCCGGAAAAGGGGGAGAACTGCAACTAACCGATGCTATTGAGTTGCTGATCCAGGAGGGACATCCGGTACATATTGTTATTCATAGGGGAAAACGCCATGACCTGGGAAACCCTGGCGGGTATATTCCAGCATGTGTGGATTTTGGGCTCAGCCACCCAGTCTACGGTCCGCTTCTGCGTCGAACCCTAAGTCGGATCCTTGCTGAGCACGAGTCCGATACTGCTTAG
- the glp gene encoding molybdotransferase-like divisome protein Glp → MRSVEEQLARVTEAAVTPKPVRIAIADALGLMCAEEVQATDPLPGFPQAVVDGYAVRAVDVGGERGLGRSAATPESSLPVVGEVQAGSQRPLRLQPKQAVRVYAGAPLPTLADAVLPLEWSNRGKKRVVAEKSVRSGDFVRRQGADIHPGDVAVSEGAVLGPAQIGLLAAVGRSKVLVYPKPRLSIISLGRELVDIDRDPGLGQVFDVNSYALAAAAKEAGADVHRHGIAVGEPRRLKDIIEGQMMRNEIIVISGAVGGAAGEGLRKILAELGGVDTTRVAMHPGSVQGFGLLGEDRTPVFLVPSNTVSALVIFEVFIRPLVRLSLGKRNANRRVIRARALNHVNSREGRQGFVRARLMRDVETQDYLVEGIGGATGAPAHLLAGLSEANAMIKIPEAVTEIRPGDVVEVLFLSQNG, encoded by the coding sequence GTGCGTTCCGTTGAAGAGCAGCTCGCCCGAGTGACTGAAGCCGCCGTCACACCCAAGCCGGTGCGGATAGCAATTGCTGATGCGCTGGGTTTAATGTGTGCCGAAGAAGTTCAAGCAACTGATCCGCTGCCCGGCTTTCCTCAAGCCGTGGTCGATGGGTACGCGGTACGCGCTGTAGACGTGGGCGGGGAGCGAGGTTTAGGCCGAAGCGCGGCTACCCCTGAATCATCTTTACCTGTTGTGGGTGAAGTTCAGGCTGGATCTCAGCGCCCCTTGCGACTCCAGCCTAAGCAAGCCGTTCGAGTGTATGCCGGAGCTCCGCTTCCCACGCTGGCTGATGCCGTGCTTCCGCTGGAGTGGAGCAACCGTGGTAAAAAACGGGTGGTTGCGGAAAAATCAGTGCGGTCAGGTGATTTTGTCCGACGTCAAGGAGCCGACATTCACCCTGGCGATGTGGCAGTTAGCGAAGGCGCCGTTTTAGGGCCAGCACAGATCGGGCTTCTGGCGGCCGTCGGTCGCTCAAAAGTACTGGTGTATCCGAAACCCAGGCTGTCAATAATTTCTTTAGGGCGAGAGCTTGTCGATATTGACCGGGACCCAGGTCTAGGCCAGGTTTTTGACGTTAACTCCTACGCCCTGGCAGCAGCAGCGAAAGAAGCTGGTGCGGACGTGCACCGCCATGGAATAGCCGTGGGGGAACCGCGACGATTGAAAGACATCATCGAAGGGCAGATGATGCGTAATGAGATTATTGTTATCTCCGGCGCAGTGGGAGGAGCCGCAGGGGAGGGATTACGCAAAATTTTGGCTGAATTAGGCGGGGTAGATACTACCCGCGTAGCCATGCACCCAGGATCAGTCCAGGGGTTCGGACTCTTAGGTGAAGACCGCACACCAGTATTCTTGGTTCCCTCGAATACTGTGTCAGCCCTCGTGATTTTTGAAGTGTTTATTAGACCTCTAGTGCGGTTGAGTCTCGGGAAAAGAAACGCGAACCGACGTGTCATTCGGGCTCGGGCTCTTAACCATGTGAACTCCCGTGAAGGGCGACAAGGTTTTGTTCGGGCTCGCCTCATGCGCGATGTCGAAACTCAAGATTATTTGGTGGAAGGTATTGGTGGCGCAACCGGGGCGCCAGCTCATTTATTGGCTGGACTTTCAGAAGCTAATGCCATGATCAAGATTCCCGAAGCGGTTACTGAAATTCGTCCGGGAGATGTAGTGGAAGTATTGTTCCTTTCTCAAAACGGATAA
- a CDS encoding GNAT family N-acetyltransferase, whose product MILPFTLRHSFPNHLGWPEPTPTVQLPDGGKVRLRPLRFNDATDWCQQRLLDEAQLKPVETTVPEGWAEAHSTHAWWTMFFRIRKLARAGSVIPLVIEVDGKFAGQTTLGGIQHGTSSDCWIGYWVFSQYQRRGVATAACALGTDHAFYRVGLHRVAATYLPSNKASERVLHSCGFRKEGYLRSNLHINGQWRDHYLVALTHGELRGTCVRRLKEQGKLR is encoded by the coding sequence ATGATTCTTCCTTTCACCCTGAGACATTCCTTCCCCAACCACCTCGGTTGGCCGGAACCTACGCCGACGGTGCAGCTGCCAGACGGCGGGAAAGTACGCCTGCGCCCGTTACGCTTCAACGATGCCACCGACTGGTGTCAACAGCGTCTTCTTGATGAAGCCCAGCTCAAACCAGTAGAAACCACAGTCCCAGAAGGCTGGGCCGAAGCACACAGCACCCACGCCTGGTGGACCATGTTCTTCCGGATCCGGAAACTAGCCCGCGCCGGAAGCGTTATCCCCCTAGTCATCGAAGTCGATGGGAAATTTGCCGGACAAACCACCCTCGGAGGAATCCAACACGGAACAAGTTCCGACTGCTGGATTGGGTACTGGGTGTTTTCTCAATACCAAAGACGCGGAGTTGCTACCGCAGCGTGTGCTCTAGGAACTGACCATGCCTTTTATCGAGTCGGGCTCCACCGGGTTGCGGCCACCTACCTGCCCTCGAATAAGGCCTCTGAGCGTGTTCTTCACAGTTGTGGTTTCCGCAAAGAGGGATATCTTCGCAGCAACCTCCACATTAACGGACAGTGGCGTGACCATTACCTTGTGGCACTCACCCATGGGGAACTCCGAGGAACTTGTGTTCGACGCCTCAAAGAACAAGGCAAATTACGTTAA
- the sepX gene encoding divisome protein SepX/GlpR produces MPGGVAIILMIVLWLFVLAPLLLRGQKPIRKAGEAFDETRVVFEGDSGELPATRRRPRLSSSDVRVHHDDQDQDLEVVDSEEVVIEDSTPNSRIGRLFSQAFRRGETSENAEHTAELEPEYIDGDVVHELEPAADSQEDGPAEEEISQVGLEEDPEESTTYAYDDAYTGPADLLDPRAAVDNTEDPHSEELPEEHETTNDDLTAEELEFAQRRARRGGWDPEAAAQISASRYQRRQRTLIGLGVLLILGIVGGIVLGSWVWALPLVIGAIATAYLAALRNQVRAEEALRARRIRQLRRARLGVRNTADDDLPLPRQLRRPGAVVLEADDESPDFVQLDTVYAEDILGPEHEDSDSARPRFRVRDGLKAG; encoded by the coding sequence ATGCCCGGTGGCGTCGCCATCATTTTGATGATCGTGCTCTGGCTGTTTGTGCTGGCACCACTACTATTGCGCGGCCAAAAACCCATTCGCAAAGCTGGCGAAGCCTTTGATGAGACGCGGGTGGTGTTTGAAGGGGATTCGGGAGAATTGCCAGCTACTCGGCGTCGCCCGCGCTTGAGTTCCTCCGATGTGCGAGTGCATCATGATGACCAGGATCAAGACCTAGAAGTGGTCGATTCTGAAGAAGTAGTTATTGAAGACTCCACTCCTAATTCCCGCATCGGCCGGCTGTTTAGCCAAGCCTTCCGACGTGGAGAGACCAGCGAGAACGCAGAACACACCGCAGAGTTAGAGCCAGAATATATCGACGGTGATGTGGTTCATGAGCTAGAACCTGCCGCCGATTCCCAGGAGGACGGACCGGCTGAGGAAGAAATCAGCCAGGTTGGCCTGGAAGAAGATCCAGAAGAATCCACCACCTACGCTTATGATGATGCCTACACCGGTCCGGCTGATCTCCTAGACCCGCGTGCTGCCGTGGACAACACTGAGGATCCGCATAGCGAAGAACTACCCGAAGAACACGAGACCACGAATGACGACCTCACTGCAGAAGAATTAGAGTTTGCGCAGCGTCGGGCTCGCCGAGGAGGTTGGGATCCAGAAGCCGCAGCACAAATCTCTGCCAGCCGCTACCAGCGTCGTCAACGCACCCTTATTGGTTTAGGAGTGTTACTGATCCTCGGGATTGTCGGAGGTATCGTCCTCGGTAGTTGGGTATGGGCACTTCCCCTGGTTATAGGTGCCATCGCTACAGCATACTTAGCAGCTTTAAGGAACCAGGTAAGAGCTGAAGAAGCATTGCGGGCTCGACGTATCCGGCAATTGCGGCGGGCACGATTGGGTGTGCGCAACACTGCAGACGATGATCTTCCCTTGCCTCGTCAATTGCGCAGGCCGGGAGCAGTGGTGCTGGAAGCTGATGATGAAAGCCCTGACTTTGTGCAATTGGACACCGTCTATGCGGAGGATATTCTCGGTCCTGAGCACGAAGACTCAGACTCTGCCCGGCCGCGTTTTCGAGTCCGTGATGGCTTAAAAGCCGGATAA